Proteins from a genomic interval of Verrucomicrobium sp.:
- the pheT gene encoding phenylalanine--tRNA ligase subunit beta, which produces MKFSLRWLQDYIEIALPVDALAERLTQGGTEVEGIEKHGVDDPNLVVGEVLSFVQHPNADRLRLCKVSTGTEERQIVCGAKNFNVGDRVPLALPGARLPGDFVIKESKLRGELSQGMMCSAKELNLAEDAEGLFILPAGTPFGPFSAVCPPDTFIDVEVTPNRPDLLSYRGLARELAALGCGTLKAPPAAPALSWPQEASGWAVALEDEGCPLYSVTVLEGVKVGPSPAWLQEKIAATGHRPINNVVDITNFVLWEMGQPLHAFDAAKLSGKKIAVRSARAGEILAALDDQTYALAAGDLVIADEAKPHALAGVIGGKESGVSDATTTVALEAAWFVPGRVRASGRRLGILTDAAYRYERRVDPAGVFAARDRAIALLQELCGARIAGASVVAGNPPAGRVPITLRAERLDRVLGAPVAAAETERLLGSLGVEKRAEGWQPPSFRHDLEAEIDLIEEVARLRGLADLPGRVSLGWVPESEADRVHDKAARLRAALAARGWQECLTEAMGEAAHYADAPEALEVANPINAQFTHLRPNLREGLLAVAARNVAKGNASLRLFELGRVYVRREGKIVEETRLGLLCLGAEPATWTARERAADFYDLKGIGDFLEAEAGLGDATRLERGPVPTAAAKRHDLKAKAFYAEYHAEGWLRHAEAPRLFQGLPTFPAVRRDVAVVVKRDVPQEAVRRAILDASSAAGALEDLRLFDVFEDAKGEKIAADKKSLAYALTYRLKDRTLTDKEVNGWQETLRASLRGALGCEFRE; this is translated from the coding sequence ATGAAATTCTCGCTCCGCTGGCTCCAGGACTACATCGAGATCGCCCTCCCGGTCGACGCGCTCGCCGAGCGCCTCACGCAGGGCGGCACGGAGGTGGAGGGGATCGAGAAGCACGGCGTCGACGACCCGAACCTCGTCGTCGGCGAGGTCTTGAGCTTCGTCCAGCACCCGAACGCCGACCGGCTCCGGCTTTGCAAGGTTTCCACCGGCACGGAAGAGCGGCAGATCGTCTGCGGGGCCAAGAATTTCAACGTGGGCGACCGGGTGCCGCTGGCCCTCCCCGGCGCGCGCCTGCCCGGCGACTTCGTCATCAAGGAGAGCAAGCTGCGCGGCGAGCTTTCCCAGGGCATGATGTGCTCGGCCAAGGAGCTGAACCTGGCGGAGGACGCCGAGGGGCTCTTCATTCTTCCCGCGGGCACGCCCTTCGGGCCTTTTTCCGCCGTCTGTCCGCCCGACACGTTCATCGATGTCGAGGTGACGCCGAACCGGCCCGACCTCCTTTCCTACCGCGGCCTGGCGCGGGAATTGGCCGCGCTGGGGTGCGGCACGCTAAAGGCGCCGCCCGCCGCTCCCGCCCTTTCCTGGCCGCAGGAGGCCTCCGGCTGGGCGGTGGCGCTGGAAGACGAAGGCTGCCCGCTCTATTCGGTCACGGTGCTGGAAGGGGTCAAGGTCGGCCCCAGCCCGGCGTGGCTCCAGGAGAAGATCGCCGCCACCGGCCACCGGCCGATCAACAACGTCGTCGACATCACCAACTTCGTCCTCTGGGAAATGGGGCAGCCGCTCCACGCGTTCGACGCGGCGAAGCTTTCCGGCAAGAAGATTGCCGTCCGCTCCGCGCGGGCGGGAGAGATTTTGGCCGCCCTGGACGACCAGACCTACGCTTTGGCCGCCGGGGACCTCGTCATCGCCGATGAGGCGAAGCCCCACGCCCTCGCGGGCGTGATCGGCGGGAAGGAGAGCGGTGTTTCCGACGCGACGACGACCGTCGCCCTGGAGGCCGCCTGGTTCGTGCCGGGCCGGGTCCGCGCCAGCGGCCGCCGCCTGGGCATCCTGACCGACGCCGCCTACCGCTATGAGCGCCGGGTCGATCCCGCCGGGGTCTTCGCCGCGCGGGACCGGGCGATCGCCCTCCTGCAGGAACTGTGCGGGGCGCGCATCGCCGGGGCTTCCGTCGTGGCGGGCAATCCGCCCGCCGGGCGCGTCCCCATCACGCTCCGCGCGGAGCGGCTGGACCGCGTTCTCGGCGCGCCGGTGGCGGCGGCGGAGACGGAGCGGCTCCTGGGCAGCCTGGGCGTGGAGAAGCGGGCGGAGGGCTGGCAGCCGCCCTCCTTCCGGCACGACCTGGAAGCGGAAATCGATTTGATCGAGGAAGTCGCCCGCCTGCGCGGCCTGGCCGACCTGCCGGGCCGGGTCAGCCTGGGCTGGGTGCCGGAGAGCGAGGCCGACCGCGTCCACGACAAGGCCGCCCGCCTGCGCGCCGCCCTGGCCGCGCGCGGCTGGCAGGAGTGCCTGACGGAGGCGATGGGCGAGGCCGCCCACTACGCCGACGCGCCGGAGGCGCTGGAGGTGGCCAACCCGATCAACGCGCAGTTCACCCACCTGCGCCCGAATCTGCGGGAGGGCCTCCTGGCCGTCGCCGCGCGGAACGTGGCGAAGGGGAACGCCTCCCTGCGCCTCTTCGAGCTGGGCCGCGTCTACGTCCGGCGGGAGGGGAAGATCGTGGAGGAGACCCGGCTGGGCCTTCTCTGCCTGGGGGCGGAGCCCGCCACCTGGACGGCGCGGGAGCGCGCGGCCGATTTCTATGACCTGAAGGGCATCGGCGATTTCCTGGAGGCCGAGGCGGGCCTGGGCGACGCCACGCGCCTGGAGCGCGGCCCCGTCCCCACGGCCGCCGCGAAGCGGCACGATTTGAAGGCGAAGGCCTTCTACGCCGAATATCACGCGGAGGGCTGGCTGCGCCACGCCGAGGCGCCGCGCCTCTTCCAAGGCCTGCCCACCTTCCCCGCCGTCCGGCGGGACGTGGCGGTGGTGGTGAAGCGGGATGTGCCCCAGGAGGCGGTCCGCCGCGCGATCCTGGACGCCTCTTCCGCCGCCGGGGCGCTGGAGGACCTCCGCCTCTTCGACGTCTTCGAGGACGCGAAGGGGGAGAAGATCGCCGCCGACAAAAAATCTTTGGCCTACGCCTTGACTTATCGCCTCAAGGACCGAACGTTGACGGACAAGGAAGTGAACGGCTGGCAGGAGACCCTGCGCGCCTCCTTGCGCGGCGCCTTGGGTTGCGAATTTCGCGAATAG
- a CDS encoding mechanosensitive ion channel: MNHWHPSQTVLGLILLAGTVLVSLLVWTINRRAKPAVVAEPGERTIWNYLLSAVSAPLQFAIWYYGAFFGLPLLLHWIAPQWEAAMSPHLRGYFWHLGLIISFFWFLYRMVSLVEDRLAHRAAHTPSALDDFLFPVVIMSLRTFIPLIGLAVLLQVTAVPPHVLSLLRLALAMGSILAVGVICNRAILVGEKTILARVDLQDPASYDSAGVQTRVRILRKFAVVFVWLLVLAGILMLFQEVRTVGKSLLASAGLGALALTFAANQSLSTLFAGLQIAFTQPIRLGDRVIVQGEFGFIEEITFTFVVVRTWDLRRLVVPINFFIQQPFQNWSRGDTQLATVFIRVDFTAPVEELRRLMGEWLKEAKWWDGQTYAMHVTGSDAVSMELRVIASGPVANGADLQYWIRERLLTYLRDNYPDALPQARQININPTAHQKPPAPPA, translated from the coding sequence ATGAATCATTGGCATCCCTCCCAAACCGTCCTGGGCCTTATCCTGCTGGCCGGAACGGTCCTGGTTTCCCTCCTTGTCTGGACGATCAACCGCCGCGCCAAGCCCGCCGTGGTGGCGGAGCCGGGGGAGCGGACGATCTGGAATTACCTCCTTTCCGCCGTCTCCGCGCCGCTCCAGTTCGCCATTTGGTATTACGGGGCTTTCTTCGGCCTGCCCCTGCTGCTGCATTGGATTGCGCCGCAGTGGGAGGCGGCGATGTCGCCCCACCTGCGCGGCTATTTCTGGCACCTGGGGCTCATCATCTCCTTCTTCTGGTTCCTTTACCGGATGGTTTCCCTGGTGGAGGACCGGCTGGCCCATCGCGCCGCCCACACGCCCAGCGCGCTGGACGACTTCCTCTTCCCCGTGGTCATCATGTCGCTGCGCACCTTCATCCCGCTCATCGGGCTGGCGGTGCTCCTGCAGGTGACGGCGGTGCCGCCGCACGTCCTTTCCCTGCTGCGCCTGGCGTTGGCCATGGGCTCCATCCTGGCCGTGGGCGTGATCTGCAACCGCGCCATCCTGGTCGGGGAAAAGACGATCCTGGCCCGCGTCGACCTGCAGGATCCGGCCAGCTACGACTCGGCGGGCGTGCAGACGCGCGTCCGCATCCTGCGGAAGTTCGCCGTCGTCTTCGTCTGGCTGCTCGTCCTGGCCGGCATCCTCATGCTTTTCCAGGAGGTGCGGACGGTGGGCAAGTCGCTCCTGGCCTCCGCGGGCCTGGGCGCGCTGGCGCTGACCTTCGCGGCCAACCAGAGCCTGTCCACGCTTTTCGCGGGCCTGCAGATCGCCTTCACCCAGCCGATCCGCCTGGGGGACCGCGTGATCGTGCAGGGGGAATTCGGCTTCATCGAGGAGATCACCTTTACCTTCGTCGTCGTCCGCACCTGGGATCTGCGACGCCTGGTCGTGCCGATCAACTTTTTCATCCAGCAGCCCTTCCAGAATTGGAGCCGGGGCGATACCCAGTTGGCCACGGTGTTTATCCGCGTCGACTTCACCGCGCCGGTGGAGGAGCTGCGGCGGCTGATGGGGGAGTGGCTGAAGGAGGCCAAGTGGTGGGACGGCCAGACCTACGCCATGCACGTGACGGGCTCGGACGCGGTGAGCATGGAGCTGCGCGTCATCGCCAGCGGCCCGGTGGCGAATGGGGCCGACCTGCAATACTGGATCCGGGAGCGGCTCTTGACCTACCTGCGGGACAACTATCCCGACGCACTGCCCCAGGCCCGGCAGATCAACATCAACCCGACGGCCCACCAGAAGCCGCCCGCCCCGCCGGCCTGA
- a CDS encoding tRNA (guanosine(46)-N7)-methyltransferase TrmB, translated as MKKTLSPAADRVFLEPDILRPLSWEELFRNPEQVILDLGAGDGGFTLAYARQRPAAGVLAVERLLGRARKIARRAARPGEETPNVRVLRLESAYVLERLCPPASVDEIHLLFPDPWPKRRHHERRTLQLPFLAAAARVLKPGGLFRFVTDDPPYAEHGREVCAAAPGYAPGASDWDFPQTDFEAAFRAEGKPIHTVLLRKA; from the coding sequence ATGAAAAAGACCCTTTCCCCCGCGGCCGACCGCGTCTTCCTGGAACCCGACATCCTCCGCCCCCTTTCCTGGGAGGAACTTTTCCGCAACCCGGAGCAGGTCATCCTCGACCTCGGGGCCGGGGACGGCGGCTTCACCCTGGCCTACGCGCGCCAGCGGCCCGCGGCGGGCGTCCTGGCCGTGGAGCGCCTCCTAGGCCGGGCGCGGAAGATCGCCCGCCGCGCCGCGCGGCCGGGGGAGGAGACGCCGAACGTCCGCGTCCTGCGGCTGGAATCGGCCTACGTCCTGGAACGGCTCTGCCCGCCCGCGTCGGTCGACGAGATCCACCTCCTCTTCCCCGATCCCTGGCCGAAACGCCGCCACCACGAGCGGCGCACCCTGCAGCTTCCCTTCCTGGCCGCCGCCGCGCGCGTGCTGAAGCCGGGCGGCCTCTTCCGCTTCGTCACGGACGATCCGCCCTACGCCGAGCACGGCCGGGAGGTCTGCGCCGCCGCGCCCGGCTACGCGCCGGGGGCGTCCGATTGGGATTTCCCGCAGACCGACTTCGAGGCGGCCTTCCGCGCCGAAGGGAAGCCGATCCACACCGTCCTGCTGCGGAAGGCCTAA
- a CDS encoding 2-phosphosulfolactate phosphatase: MRLRVIYTPAQIAAFRPGSEEACAVVDQLRATSTQVTALAAGAASILAVRTVEEARALRQRLPGALLAGERKGIPLEGFDLGNSPREMTAERVAGRTIVHTTTNGTVALLACAGARAIHAASFLNLSAVAAALAGEEEVALLCAGTEADFSLEDALVVSALAERLQPAHPAAALWRAWGADPAAFLRRTVNGRRLQTLGLGEDIGATLPIDRFALVPRGEVEDHAGLRAVRLTA, from the coding sequence ATGCGTCTCCGCGTCATCTACACCCCCGCCCAGATCGCCGCCTTCCGCCCGGGGTCGGAAGAGGCCTGCGCCGTCGTCGACCAGCTCCGCGCCACCTCCACCCAGGTCACCGCGCTGGCCGCCGGGGCCGCCTCCATCCTGGCCGTGCGGACCGTGGAGGAAGCCCGCGCCCTCCGGCAGCGGCTGCCCGGCGCCCTCCTGGCGGGGGAGCGCAAGGGCATCCCCCTGGAAGGCTTCGACCTGGGCAACTCCCCGCGGGAGATGACGGCGGAACGCGTCGCGGGCCGCACGATCGTCCACACCACCACCAACGGCACCGTCGCCCTCCTGGCCTGCGCCGGGGCGCGGGCGATCCACGCCGCCAGCTTCCTGAACCTCTCCGCCGTCGCCGCCGCGCTGGCGGGAGAAGAGGAAGTCGCCCTCCTCTGCGCGGGGACGGAGGCTGACTTCTCCCTGGAAGACGCCCTCGTCGTCTCTGCCCTGGCGGAGCGGCTCCAGCCCGCCCACCCCGCCGCCGCGCTCTGGCGCGCGTGGGGCGCCGATCCGGCCGCCTTCCTGCGCCGCACGGTCAACGGCCGCCGTCTTCAAACCCTCGGCCTGGGGGAGGACATCGGCGCCACCCTGCCCATCGACCGCTTCGCCCTTGTCCCCCGGGGCGAGGTCGAGGACCATGCCGGGCTGCGCGCCGTCCGCCTCACCGCATGA
- a CDS encoding radical SAM protein, translated as MTAAAPIPALTINEIFHSIQGESTFAGRPCVFIRLTACDLRCTYCDTEYAFYEGKKQPLAAILEKVAAYGCPLVEVTGGEPLLQKNVHPLMTALADAGYTVLLETSGAHDIAPVDPRVHRIMDLKCPSSGESGRNLAANLAHLGPRDEVKFVVGTMEDYAWAKEQLAAGDWPGRVASVLFSPVWGKIDLQALAETIVADNLAALYPVRLQVQLHKIIWDPSTRGV; from the coding sequence ATGACCGCCGCCGCCCCCATCCCCGCCCTGACGATCAACGAGATCTTCCACAGCATCCAGGGGGAAAGCACCTTCGCCGGGCGGCCCTGCGTCTTCATCCGCCTCACCGCGTGCGACCTGCGCTGCACCTACTGCGACACCGAGTACGCCTTCTACGAGGGGAAGAAGCAGCCCCTCGCCGCCATCCTGGAAAAGGTCGCCGCCTACGGCTGTCCGCTGGTGGAGGTGACCGGCGGGGAGCCGCTCCTGCAAAAGAACGTCCACCCCCTCATGACCGCCCTGGCCGACGCGGGCTACACCGTCCTCCTGGAAACGAGCGGCGCGCATGACATCGCCCCCGTCGACCCCCGCGTCCACCGGATCATGGACCTCAAATGCCCCTCCAGCGGCGAATCGGGCCGGAACCTGGCCGCCAACCTCGCCCACCTCGGCCCCCGGGACGAGGTGAAATTCGTCGTCGGCACGATGGAGGACTACGCCTGGGCGAAGGAGCAGCTCGCCGCGGGCGACTGGCCGGGCCGCGTCGCCTCCGTCCTCTTTTCCCCCGTCTGGGGGAAGATCGACCTGCAGGCGCTGGCGGAAACGATCGTGGCCGACAACCTGGCCGCCCTCTACCCGGTCCGCCTCCAGGTGCAGCTTCACAAGATCATTTGGGATCCCAGCACCCGGGGCGTCTAA
- a CDS encoding YifB family Mg chelatase-like AAA ATPase, translating to MLAKIHSAAVWGVEAVGVEVEVNNTWGDYDTKVVGLPDAAVRESCHRVYTALQNSGYKNPLGRTTINLAPADIRKEGPSFDLPMALGLLAATDQLGTAAPPDLDAFLIVGELALSGEVRQVRGVLPTVLEARRQGRRAVMVPLANAAEAALVSGVEIYPVGTLRQAAELLAGTAAPAPAALPADAAAGEEWHEFDFAEVKGQESAKRAIEIAVAGGHNLLMIGPPGSGKSMLAKRIPSIFPPLSLEEAIEATKIHSVAGLLPPGQPVLRRRAFRAPHHTISDVGLIGGSSNPSPGEVSLAHHGVLFLDELPEFKRSALEVLRQPLEDGHVTISRAAGTLTFPAQFMLVAAMNPTPTGGFGDAQRGKCTPLQVQKYLNKISGPLLDRIDLHIEVPALKHEQLLEQRGAAEPSSAIRARILAAREVQRGRFEKGRRRVACNAQMGPAELKKFCVLDEASREFLRMALDDLKLSARAYDRILKVARTIADLGGEEAVGEAAIAEAVQFRSLDRQIWG from the coding sequence GTGCTGGCCAAGATTCATTCCGCCGCCGTCTGGGGCGTGGAGGCCGTGGGCGTCGAGGTGGAGGTCAACAACACCTGGGGCGACTACGACACGAAGGTCGTCGGCCTGCCGGACGCGGCGGTCCGCGAGAGCTGCCACCGGGTCTACACCGCCCTGCAAAACTCGGGCTACAAGAACCCCCTGGGCCGCACGACGATCAACCTGGCCCCCGCCGACATCCGCAAGGAGGGCCCCAGCTTTGACCTGCCGATGGCCCTGGGCCTCCTGGCCGCCACCGACCAGCTGGGGACGGCGGCGCCGCCCGACCTGGACGCCTTTCTCATCGTCGGCGAGCTGGCCCTTTCCGGGGAGGTCCGCCAGGTGCGCGGCGTGCTGCCCACCGTCCTGGAGGCGCGCCGCCAGGGACGCCGGGCGGTCATGGTCCCCCTGGCCAACGCGGCGGAGGCGGCCCTCGTCTCCGGCGTGGAGATCTATCCCGTGGGCACGCTGCGCCAGGCGGCGGAGCTTCTGGCGGGGACGGCCGCGCCCGCGCCGGCCGCCCTGCCGGCGGACGCCGCCGCGGGAGAGGAATGGCACGAGTTCGATTTCGCCGAGGTGAAGGGACAGGAGAGTGCCAAGCGGGCGATCGAGATCGCCGTGGCGGGCGGGCACAACCTGCTCATGATCGGCCCGCCGGGCAGCGGTAAGTCGATGCTGGCCAAGCGGATCCCCTCCATCTTCCCCCCGCTCTCCCTGGAGGAGGCGATCGAGGCGACGAAGATCCACTCCGTCGCCGGGCTCCTCCCGCCGGGGCAGCCGGTCCTGCGCCGCCGGGCCTTCCGCGCGCCGCACCACACCATTTCCGACGTGGGGCTGATCGGCGGCTCCTCCAACCCTTCCCCGGGGGAAGTGAGCCTGGCCCACCACGGCGTTCTCTTCCTGGACGAGCTGCCGGAGTTCAAGCGGAGCGCGCTGGAAGTCCTGCGGCAGCCGCTGGAGGACGGCCACGTCACCATCTCCCGCGCGGCGGGCACGCTCACCTTTCCCGCCCAGTTCATGCTGGTGGCGGCGATGAATCCGACGCCCACGGGCGGCTTCGGCGACGCGCAGCGGGGCAAGTGCACGCCGCTGCAGGTGCAGAAATACCTCAACAAGATTTCCGGGCCGCTTCTGGACCGCATCGACCTGCACATCGAGGTCCCCGCCCTGAAGCACGAGCAGCTGCTGGAGCAGCGCGGCGCGGCGGAGCCCTCCTCCGCCATCCGCGCGCGCATCCTGGCGGCGCGTGAGGTGCAGCGCGGGCGCTTTGAAAAGGGCCGCCGCCGCGTGGCGTGCAACGCGCAGATGGGCCCGGCGGAGCTAAAGAAATTCTGCGTGCTGGACGAGGCCTCCCGCGAGTTTCTCCGCATGGCGCTGGACGACCTGAAGCTCTCCGCCCGCGCCTACGACCGGATTTTGAAGGTGGCCCGCACCATCGCCGACCTGGGCGGCGAGGAGGCGGTGGGGGAGGCGGCGATCGCCGAGGCGGTCCAGTTCCGCTCCCTGGACCGGCAGATCTGGGGTTAG
- a CDS encoding aldehyde dehydrogenase family protein, which yields MTTNSPLTRTADRLSKEIRAFLAKPKQLLIGGKWVPASTGKTFAVHDPATGEEIAQVAEGTAPDVDKAVLAARQAFESGPWRQMTASERGKVLWRIGDLILKHQKELAELESLDNGKPIAISTVADVPLAADLFHYMAGWTTKLEGSTISISVPYAPGAKFHAYTLREPVGVIAQVIPWNFPLLMAAWKLGPALATGNCVVLKPAEQTPLSALYLAELALEAGLPPGVLNVITGFGEAAGGPMASHPGIDKIAFTGSTEVGKIIVRAAAGNLKKVTLELGGKSPAIVFPDVADVDAAIAGAANAIFFNHGQCCCAGSRLYVHKDLFDRVVEGVAERARNIRLGHGLDPQTEMGPLVSKEQHARVNGFINSGLKQGACAVAGAKSPEGRGYFVAPTVFTDIRPDMQIVREEIFGPVVVAQPFQDFDEVIAQANDSEFGLAASVWTRDISKAHRAAAALRAGTVWVNCHNVFDAAMPFGGYKQSGWGREMGKEVLELYTETKAVCVAL from the coding sequence ATGACGACTAATTCTCCCCTCACGCGCACCGCCGATCGCCTTTCCAAAGAAATCCGGGCTTTTTTGGCCAAGCCGAAGCAGCTTTTGATCGGCGGGAAATGGGTTCCGGCCTCCACCGGCAAGACTTTTGCCGTCCATGACCCGGCCACGGGCGAGGAAATCGCCCAGGTCGCCGAAGGCACCGCGCCTGACGTTGACAAGGCGGTTCTCGCCGCCCGCCAAGCCTTCGAGTCCGGTCCCTGGCGGCAGATGACCGCCTCCGAGCGGGGGAAGGTGCTTTGGCGGATCGGCGATCTTATCCTCAAGCACCAGAAGGAGTTAGCCGAGTTGGAGTCCCTCGACAACGGCAAGCCCATCGCCATCTCCACCGTGGCCGACGTGCCCCTGGCCGCCGACCTCTTCCATTATATGGCGGGCTGGACGACGAAGCTGGAAGGCAGCACCATTTCCATCAGCGTCCCCTACGCGCCCGGCGCCAAATTCCACGCCTACACCCTGCGGGAGCCGGTCGGCGTCATCGCCCAGGTCATCCCCTGGAACTTCCCCCTTCTCATGGCGGCCTGGAAGCTGGGGCCGGCCTTGGCGACGGGCAACTGCGTCGTCCTCAAACCCGCCGAGCAGACCCCCCTTTCCGCCCTCTACCTGGCGGAACTGGCCCTGGAAGCGGGCCTGCCCCCGGGCGTCCTGAACGTCATCACCGGCTTCGGCGAAGCGGCCGGCGGCCCGATGGCGAGCCATCCGGGCATCGACAAGATCGCCTTTACCGGCTCCACGGAAGTCGGAAAAATCATCGTCCGCGCCGCGGCGGGCAACTTGAAGAAAGTGACCCTGGAACTGGGCGGCAAGTCCCCCGCCATCGTCTTCCCCGACGTGGCCGACGTCGACGCCGCCATCGCCGGAGCGGCCAACGCGATCTTCTTCAACCACGGCCAGTGCTGCTGCGCGGGGTCCCGCCTCTACGTGCACAAGGACCTCTTCGACCGCGTCGTCGAGGGAGTCGCGGAGCGCGCGCGGAACATCCGCCTGGGCCACGGCCTGGATCCGCAGACGGAAATGGGCCCGCTCGTGTCCAAGGAACAGCACGCGCGCGTCAACGGCTTCATCAACTCCGGCCTCAAGCAGGGCGCCTGCGCCGTCGCCGGGGCCAAGTCCCCGGAAGGGCGCGGCTACTTCGTCGCCCCCACCGTCTTCACCGACATCCGGCCCGACATGCAGATCGTGCGGGAGGAAATCTTCGGCCCCGTCGTCGTCGCCCAGCCCTTCCAGGACTTTGACGAGGTCATCGCCCAGGCCAACGACTCCGAGTTCGGCCTGGCCGCCAGCGTCTGGACGCGGGACATCTCCAAGGCCCACCGCGCCGCCGCCGCGCTCCGCGCGGGAACCGTCTGGGTGAACTGCCACAACGTCTTCGACGCGGCCATGCCCTTCGGCGGCTACAAGCAGTCCGGCTGGGGTCGGGAAATGGGGAAGGAAGTCCTTGAGCTCTACACGGAGACCAAGGCGGTCTGCGTGGCGCTCTGA